A DNA window from Halomicrobium mukohataei DSM 12286 contains the following coding sequences:
- a CDS encoding ABC transporter ATP-binding protein gives MTESVLVGSDLVVTRSGEQILDGVSLSVASNATVLVQGPSGAGKTTLFNVLGLLEAPESGTLHVDGRDASALSERERAALRRSTIGFVFQDFQLIGDLTARENAALPQEHAGEPDPEWLDTLFDRLGIAALGGQYPATLSGGEKQRVAIARALANRPEIVLADEPTGQLDPATADAVLDLLFGMQASAETALIVISHDPQLAPHFDERLQLADGRLVEHEHNDEQPPQTPSSETS, from the coding sequence GTGACCGAATCCGTCCTCGTCGGATCCGACCTCGTGGTGACGCGGAGCGGGGAGCAGATCCTCGACGGCGTCTCGCTCAGCGTCGCCTCGAACGCGACGGTCCTCGTCCAGGGGCCCAGCGGTGCCGGCAAGACGACGCTGTTCAACGTCCTCGGACTGCTCGAAGCCCCCGAGAGCGGGACCCTCCACGTCGACGGTCGCGACGCGAGTGCCCTCTCGGAACGCGAGCGGGCGGCGCTCCGGCGGTCGACGATCGGCTTCGTCTTCCAGGACTTCCAGCTGATCGGCGACCTCACTGCCCGCGAAAACGCCGCCCTCCCACAGGAACACGCCGGGGAACCCGATCCCGAATGGCTTGACACGCTGTTCGATCGGCTGGGCATCGCCGCTCTGGGGGGACAGTACCCCGCGACCCTCTCGGGCGGCGAAAAGCAGCGCGTCGCGATCGCCCGCGCACTGGCCAACAGGCCGGAGATCGTCCTCGCAGACGAGCCCACCGGCCAGCTGGATCCGGCGACCGCAGACGCCGTCCTGGATCTGCTCTTCGGTATGCAGGCGTCGGCCGAGACTGCACTGATCGTGATCAGTCACGACCCACAGCTCGCGCCACATTTCGACGAGCGGTTGCAACTCGCCGACGGGCGACTTGTCGAACACGAGCACAACGACGAACAGCCACCGCAGACCCCGTCCTCGGAGACCAGCTGA